The stretch of DNA TCTATATTGAAACCCTAGACGAAATGCTGATTCCTAAAATTACTTCAACATTGTTTGCTGGAAAATCCTATTTAAAAACACGCACAGACTATCTCCCTTGGAAGCAGCTGGTTAAACAGTCTCTAAAACACTCTCATCTTCCCGAAACTCTAAGGAGAGTCGCTATTGGTTTTCTCTGTATAACCTTAACTTATGCTGGGATGGTGCTTGGAATTCATAAACCTAGGTTTCGAAAATCTATAGCTTTATACTGCATTTTCCCTATTCTAGACCTTATCCTGCTCATTGTTGGGAAAAATACACAAAATCTACCCTTAGCCTTCATGCTATTTGTCTTCCCTCAAGTGATCTCCTGGGTTGTCTTTGCTGCTCGCGCGTATAGGGAAAGTCGGGGGTATGCTTAGCTCATGTTGATTTGGAAACGCCACTTACTCGCCAGATTCTGGTTTGCTCTCATCTCTCTTTTGATACTTTCTCTAATATTCTATGCTTCTATTCATCATTCTTTACATACCCTTAAAGGAGCCTCTACAACCGCTTCTGGAATTTCTATAAAGCTCTCTATACTATACTATCTCGCACAGATTTCCTTAAAAGCAGAGTTCCTCATGCCTCAGCTTGTTGCAGTAGCAACAACAAACACACTCTTTTCTATGCAAAATAAGAGAGAAATTATCCTTCTACAAGCCTCTGGTCTTTCCTTAAAATCTCTAATGCGTCCTCTCCTCCTCTCTGGATCTTTTATCATGATGATGCTCTATGCTAATTTCCAATGGTTGCATCCTATATGCGAGAAAATTTCTATTACTAAAGAACATATGGATAGGGGAACGACAGCCAAGGAACAGGAAAAAATTCCTGCTCTCTATCTCAAAGATCAAACAGTGCTTTTATATTCCTCTATTGAACCTAAGACTCTTACCTTAAATAATGTCTTTTGGATCAAAGATCCTAAAACAATTTACACCATGGAAAAGTTAGCTTTCACAACTCCCTCTCTTCCGATTGGCTTAAATGTAACACAATTCTTTGCTAGTGATTTAGAAAATATTGAGCTTAAAGAATTTTTCGATATGAAAGAGTTTCCTGAAATCGAGTTCAATTTCTATGAGAATCCTTTTTCCAAGCTATTTTCTGCGGGAAACAAAAACCGTCTTTCAGAATTTCTCAAAACTATACCCTGGAATGCTACAGGTTTAGGACTCTCGACACAAGTGCCACAAAGGATCCTATCTCTTCTAGCGCAGTTCTATTACGTATTGATTTCACCACTTGCTTGTATGGCCTCTATCGTCCTATCTGCCTACCTCTGCTTGAGATTTAGTAGAACACCGACAGTCACTCTGGCCTATTTAATTCCTTTAGGGACCATTAACATTTTCTTTGTTTTTCTAAAAGCGGGAATGGTCTTAGCAAGCAGCAGCGTTCTTCCCACACTTCCTGTTATGGCGTTTCCTATCGTAGTGCTCTTTGTGCTTACGAATTATGCTTATGCGAAACTTCAGTGAGCTCATGCATGTAT from Candidatus Chlamydia corallus encodes:
- a CDS encoding LptF/LptG family permease, giving the protein MLIWKRHLLARFWFALISLLILSLIFYASIHHSLHTLKGASTTASGISIKLSILYYLAQISLKAEFLMPQLVAVATTNTLFSMQNKREIILLQASGLSLKSLMRPLLLSGSFIMMMLYANFQWLHPICEKISITKEHMDRGTTAKEQEKIPALYLKDQTVLLYSSIEPKTLTLNNVFWIKDPKTIYTMEKLAFTTPSLPIGLNVTQFFASDLENIELKEFFDMKEFPEIEFNFYENPFSKLFSAGNKNRLSEFLKTIPWNATGLGLSTQVPQRILSLLAQFYYVLISPLACMASIVLSAYLCLRFSRTPTVTLAYLIPLGTINIFFVFLKAGMVLASSSVLPTLPVMAFPIVVLFVLTNYAYAKLQ